The nucleotide window CACTTGGTTTTTTGAAGCTTCGTTCAAGTCTTATGATAAATCAcgattacattaaaatatcaagaaattaaatcgactaaaatgtataaaattattaaataattaaaaaattacctcgattacttacttttatattgtttaaaatatttatatagcagtcagatatatacaaaaattgtaaaaagttctTTTAGAGCACATATAAAATTTGACGGACTTAAATTGGTATTACGTATGTAAGCTGCCGTATTAGAATGGGTGAAAGCCATCTGACATTGAGGTATGAAATTGTAATCACGAAAACGGTAAatcataaatagaataataagcATCTCATGACAGAATTACAAAAAGAGTGTAGGGTTTACATCACTTCTCCAATCAACATAACATATTGATGCTCATCAATTTGCCAATTCTACTGAAATTCAAGTTATATTCAGTCACGTGAAACGAAAGGATATATAAACTGACGAAGAGCTTGATAATTCGTAGACTGAGTTGGCAACTTGAAAAAATTTTCCTATCGCACTGCCATGTGTGTGCTGCATATAAGACCTTGAATGAGTGGtatgaatagaaataaattgGGTTTTGTTGCTAAAAGGATTTCTTAGAACCTGCAAtttcttctgaaaaattaaaaatgatttgattcATACCTGTGTACgaatttaaacagttatttccATTTCAAATTGGTAGAACGACATACTTCAATGTAGAACTTTAAGCTCTACATATTTGCTTTCgcaataaaagaaattgaatacaGACTAAATCACCAGTAATGATGTTGTGTCGCTTCCTTGCGGCAGAAGAATGAACTATTCTTGTATCATATAGTAATAAATCTGTGTGCTACGAGGAACCATACTATACGGCCGAGTCGCCAACTAAtgtatcaatattcttttattagtaaagttattattatcataGTATGTTTAATTCAAGTGTTTTTATTCTACAGTCCACTTTATATTAACTTCAACCATCAACACACCACATATTGGTCCTCCGGGCCGGATGTTTATCAGTGAAAAtacgatccagtttcttcgaatcatAAGTGACTAGTGCTATGATGCTAAGCTTATCATTCTATCTATTTGTGTAGCtatttctatctatttttatttgtgttgttaTTCAAACGGAACAACGGCTATGAATTAAGagctgtatttttgtaaaaatatactaattttactAATACTCAGCCATCTCCAGACATCGCGTCGGCAGTGTTGATGCAGCCTACATTCTATCGCCGTTACTTCATCGACGTGTCAGGCGTTATCGGTAAGCTGACTGCCACtcttataacattataattaatctgAAATGCCTGTTTACGTTAATTATccttatttaatttacatcagtACGTACGCCTTGCTTATCTCAAATCCTTACGTAACCCTACTTACAAATTACCATTATCAATTTAAAACTACCAAAcctatttatcatatatttatattcctttcatTTATCGTTATTTCCttagtttattgtttgttaatattatttcttatcgcAATTATTCAAACTTGTTGATTACATCTTGTATTATTCAAACTGACTAAAATGCCAAATACAGATGATGAAATAGGTAATAAGATGcttacaacaaattttgaaacCCAAATGAAACAAAACAGGCGTAAACGAGGTACATTTAAAGGCTCTATTACGCGCATAAAAACATTTGTAGAGTCTCTAGACTCTGAAAAACCAGATCTTGATTTAGTAAAGGTCAAACTGGATCATTTAGAAACAACTTGGCATAATTCTGATGAGGTGCAAACCCTTTTAGAACTTAACCACGAAAGTGAAGAAGCAAatagggaagaagtggaagaaatattttttatttttaaatcaaagttacaaaaaatcttaaattccAACTGCCATAGATCATTGTCTCCAAGCTCATCTAGTTCGTCTAGAAATTCTAACTGCAGCAATCATAAAAATGGTAAACCTATTAttcttccaaaaataaatttgccGAAATTTAATGGTTCCTATGAAGACTGgttaactttaatgaatttttccgTGCAGTAGTTCATGACAACGAAAATTTAACggtaattcaaaaatttcattacttgaCATCATAATTAACTGATTTCGCTCtacaaataatcaaaaacttatcGGTCACAGCTGATAATTATACAGTCGCCTGGAAATTACTCGAAACTAGGTTTGCCAACAAGCGACTCATAGCTTCAAAACATGCTCGTGAAATACTTAATGTTCAGAGTATTCCAAAGGAATCTGCATCtggcatatttaattttattgatacaatATCGAGTAATATAAATGCGTTAAAGACATTAAAACTCGAGACTAATTATGCAGAATTTGTTTTAACCCAATTGTTTGTCCAGCGCTTAGACCAAGCAACTATACGGGCCTGGGAATCCACCATATCGACTGATACCTTCCCGGATATCGATCAGTTTATCAGTTTCCTCGAAAGGCGCAGACAAATCTTAGAAAGTTCTGTTTCAGAGTCCCAAGgcaaaaattctcaaaaatattcGGTAGATTCGCATCGCACGAAACAATACAATCAATTTAAGCGAGACAAAGACTTTAAGTCTTCCCAGAAAATTCATGCTCATGCAGTTAGTATAGCAAACTCAGAATGTCCTTACTGTAAGTAACCTCATTTACTCTACAAATGTATGAATTTTCTTAAGTTGCCAGTAAATGGTAGAATATCATTCGTCAAAAGGCACAGATTATGTTTTAACTGCCTTAATAGTAACCAGAATGTCAAAGAATGTTATAATTCTCATTATTGTAAATACTGTAAGCGTAAACATCATTGAATCTTGCACGACAATGCATTCTCCCAAGTTAAGGAATCTAACACTATTTCTAAGGATAAAACAGAAGACACAGTTAAAGGGATAGCTCAGGTTGACCCAAACGTATGCAGTAACTATTGCAGTTTAAAGATTCAGAGCGCGACACGAGTTTTACTAGCCACTGCTATAGTTGGTGTCAAGGATTCACAAAAAACGCTACAACCTTGCAGGGTGTTGCTTGATGCAGGCTCGCAAGGTAACTTCATTACTGAAGACACGGTTCAACGTTTAAAGCTAAAGCGTGAACGGGAAAATCTACCAATTCATGGAATAAATAACATCTCAGCCACCGTAAAGTACAGTGTTACTATTCAGTTACATTCAAATTATCAAGAATATGCTActacaattaaatgttttgttttacctTGTATTACAAGTTCTATGCCCTCCGAACCCATCAATACGAGTACGTGGAACCTTCCAAAATTCGTAACTTGCGGATTATCATTTTAACATACCCGGTAATATAGACATATTGATAGGATCTGagttgtatttacatttaatgaagaagggtcaAATAAAGAAAACTGAGAACTTCCCAGTCATTCAAGAAACCACATTAGGTTGGATAGTCGCAGGCAGATTACCATCAGCAGATGAAAATGAAAACCCGCCTAAGATAACGTCACTATTTATTAATTCAGAACTAAATattcaaaatcagttaaaacaattttGGGAACTGGAGGAGATTAAAACTACTCCTCGCACCAAGGAAGAAAGGATGTGCGAACAGCATTTTCTGGAAAACTTCAAGCGAAATCAAGATGCCAGATTCATTGTTAGATTACACAGACGACAAAACCATACACCCCTTGGCGATTCTTTCGACAATCGGCATCGCTGATTCTTGTTATTAGAGAGGAAATTAAACAAAGTCACTAATCTTAAGGAGGATTATAGCAATTTTATGAAGGATATCTTGAACTCGATCACATGCAGGTAATTGAACAACCAACAAGAAACGATGCTTTGACATGCAATGATGCCTTTGAGAGGCTATACTATCTACCACGCAGTATTCAAACAAACCAGTAGTACCACCAAACTACGAGTCGTATTCGATGCCTCAGCTAAGGCTGACAATGGAATATCCGTTAACGACACGCTCATGGTAGGTCCGACTGTGCAGCAAGACTTAATATCGATAGTATTACGCTTTAGAACAAATGTATACGCTATGACCGCCTACATTGCGAAAATGTATAGGCAAATACTGGTTGATCCAAGGGATTATGATCTTCAAAGGATTATATGGCGAAATTCTGGTGAAGAAGAAATTGACCATTACCaactaaaaacaataacatatgGAACAGCAACCGCGCCATTTCTCGCCACAAGATGCATTATACAACTGGCCAACCAAAACTCAAAACAATTTCCTAAGGCTTCTGAAGTGATACGTTATGACTTCTACGTAGATGACTTACAAACTGGTGCTGATGATTTAACTGCAAGGTGAAATAACAACGATTCTAAAGCATGCGGGATTCGACCTACGTAAATGGTGTTCTAACAGCTCAACTCTTCTGGAATCCGTATCCGAAACCGATGATTCAAACCATACATTTAACTTTTCTAGCGAGGGAATCAACACATTAGGTTTAATTTGGAACCGCATTCAAGATACGTTATGTTTTTCAACTAATGTAAAAACCGACAACTTATTTACTAAAAGAATACTCGACCCCCTTGGTCTGTTAGGTCCAATTATTATGCGGTGTAAGGTATTCATGCAACAATTACGGCTCCAAAATCTAGAATGGGACGATAAACTTCCAGAAAACCTTCTTAATAAGTGGTCTGACATTTGTAAAAACTTCCATTCATCGAGCAAATTAAGATTCCTAGATTAGTCTAGTCTATCCAGTAAGtgtactgaaaaatatttgatatacaaTTACATAGATTTTCTGACGCTTCAAAAGATGGTTATGGAGCTTGTATATACTTACGTTCAGTTAACATCtttggaaatatattaattaaactccTTTGCTCTAAATCACGGGTGGCTCCAGTAAAACAAATATCTATTCCAAGATTGGAATTATGTGGAGTACTCTTGATGGCAAGGTTGCTCAACTTTGTAAACCCTGCacttaaattaactataaataaaatttatttatggactGATGTACAGTCCATGGACAGTTGTACTTTCTTGGATATCAGCATTACCAACAAAATGGAAGACCTTCGTAGCAAATCGAGTTTCAGAAATCCAAGACTTAACCGATGACTGTGTTTGGGGACATGTTTCTACAGATGAAAACCCAGCTGATGTACTTTCTCGTGGAAACGACGAATTTGAACTGCAGATCAATCAATTATGGTGGTAATTATGGGCCTTCTTGGCTTAACAAACCGTCAGAATACTGGAATCATAAACCTTTTGATGAAACTAACTTAGAAGCTGATTGTTCAAGTGAACTTCGCAATGTATCTACTTCATTTGCGGTAACCACAAATTTGTCAGATTTATCAGACTCATTTTCGTctttacaaaaaatgataaatacgcTTTCTTAttgtataagatttttaaaattttgaaaactaaagatAATAGTATCAATAGAGATGTCTTATCAGTTAAGGAAAAGGAATCTTCTTTGTTACGTTGTATCATACATacccaaaacattaattttcaaactgaaatcAAGAAATTGACCACCAATTCAAGCATCTTCAAAGATAGTAAATTGTATTCGTTACATCCATTCCTAGACAGCACGAACTGCTTAAAAGGAGGAGGTAGATTGCAACTATCTCAATTGAATTTTGATGGCAAGCATCCGATTATTCTTCCACCCAAATCCAATCTAACTAAATTAATAGTCATAAACGAGCGTTTGAGAATGTTACATGCAGGACCTCGATTGGTTCATTATCAATTACGTGAGAATTACTGgataataaatggtaaaaatgtcATCAGATCAATTTTGCACAAGTGCCTATTATGCTTCCGATTTAAGGCAAAACAGTCACAACAATTAATGGGTCAATTGCCGAGCCATCGCACTCAGGTAACATACAAACCATTTATGAACTCTGGTATAGATTACGCCGGACCTCTGACAATTCGGCATGGTGGGCGgaattcaaagataaaaacaaaatgttatgtcGCTCTATTTATTTGTCTTTCTACAAAGGCGATACATTTGGAATTAGTCAGTGATTTATCAACTCATGCGTTCTTAGCAGCACTGAGGAGATTTACTTCAAGAAGAGGTCTATGTTCAAACATTTATAGCGATAATGGAACAAACTTCGTGGGCGCAAATAATTTGCTTCGCTCGATGTACTCATTTTTAAATACTAGCCAAGTGAGACAAAAAATAGTAAACTCTGCATCTGAAAATGGCATCCAGTGGCACTTTATACCTCCCAATTCCCCTCATTTTGGAGGCCTTTGGGAGGCAGCTGTAAAGTCAGTAAAATTTCACCTCCGACGTGCGGTAGGAAATGTAGCCTTTACGTTTGAAGAGCTCAATACTATTCTGACTCAGATTGAAGCTTGTCTTAATTCTCGGCCTTTATGTGCCTTATCTTGCAACCCATCCGACCCAAAACCTTTGACACCTGGACATTTTCTTGTAGGCGGCCCACTTACTTCCTTGCCAGATCATAACCTAACTGACTTACCTATAAATAGGTTTAACAGGTGGCAGTTAGTTCAGCGATGTGTTCAACATGTTTGGGATCGATGGTCCGCTGATTACTTATCTCAGCTCCAGCAACGCTCTAAATGGAAATCCGAATCACCATCTCTGAAACCTGGAAATTTGGTGCTAATGAAGGAAGATAACATTCCCGCTCTTCAATGGAAGCTGGGAATAGTTGAGAACGTTCATCCCGGTCCAGACAATCTAGTTCGTGTGGTAACAGTTCGAAACTCCTTAGGAGTGTTTAAAAGGCCAGTGACAAAATTATGCCCATTACCCACCAGTGACTAATGTTATGTTAATTAAACAGTATAGCCGTATTATCTATGTGAAAATAATCATCTTGTTCTACATTATTAtcgtttatttcttatatattttgttcttattcgttaataattttctcattatcattatttttaagattacataAGTTTATTGTTATGTTACTtatgtttattactatttaatgttttaatcatCTAATGCTCTTTTAAGTCTTTATACTATTTTTGTTAAGTGAATTAATTATCGAACGTTTTATTTAGTTGAGAAATCATATCGATTTCTGGTTGGCGGTATGTTGCGTCGCTTCCTTCGGCAGAAGAGTGAACTATTCTTGTAACATATAGTAATAAGTCTGTGTGCTA belongs to Lycorma delicatula isolate Av1 chromosome 1, ASM4794821v1, whole genome shotgun sequence and includes:
- the LOC142317485 gene encoding uncharacterized protein LOC142317485 — protein: MLHAGPRLVHYQLRENYWIINGKNVIRSILHKCLLCFRFKAKQSQQLMGQLPSHRTQVTYKPFMNSGIDYAGPLTIRHGGRNSKIKTKCYVALFICLSTKAIHLELVSDLSTHAFLAALRRFTSRRGLCSNIYSDNGTNFVGANNLLRSMYSFLNTSQVRQKIVNSASENGIQWHFIPPNSPHFGGLWEAAVKSVKFHLRRAVGNVAFTFEELNTILTQIEACLNSRPLCALSCNPSDPKPLTPGHFLVGGPLTSLPDHNLTDLPINRFNRWQLVQRCVQHVWDRWSADYLSQLQQRSKWKSESPSLKPGNLVLMKEDNIPALQWKLGIVENVHPGPDNLVRVVTVRNSLGVFKRPVTKLCPLPTSD